Proteins encoded together in one Bos indicus isolate NIAB-ARS_2022 breed Sahiwal x Tharparkar chromosome 25, NIAB-ARS_B.indTharparkar_mat_pri_1.0, whole genome shotgun sequence window:
- the KCTD13 gene encoding BTB/POZ domain-containing adapter for CUL3-mediated RhoA degradation protein 1, which produces MSAEASGPAAAEAPSLEVAKPSDLEPGSAAYGLKPLTTNSKYVKLNVGGSLHYTTLRTLTGQDTRLKAMFSGRAEVLTDAGGWVLIDRSGRHFGTILNYLRDGSVPLPESTRELGELLGEARHYLVQGLIEDCQLALQQKRENVSPLCLIPTVTSPREEQQLLASTSKPVVKLLHNRSNNKYSYTSTSDDNLLKNIELFDKLALRFHGRLLFLKDVLGDEICCWSFYGQGRKIAEVCCTSIVYATEKKQTKVEFPEARIFEETLNILIYETPRGPDPALLEATGGAAGGGGASRGEDEDNREHRVRRIHVRRHITHDERPHGQQIVFKD; this is translated from the exons ATGTCCGCCGAGGCCTCGGGCCCGGCGGCGGCCGAGGCGCCGTCCCTGGAGGTCGCTAAGCCCTCGGATCTGGAGCCTGGCTCCGCCGCCTACGGTCTCAAGCCACTGACCACGAACAGCAAGTACGTGAAGCTGAACGTGGGCGGCTCGTTGCACTACACCACGCTGCGCACCCTCACCGGACAGGACACCAGGCTCAAGGCCATGTTCAGCGGCCGCGCGGAGGTGCTCACGGACGCCGGAG gctGGGTGCTGATTGACCGGAGCGGCCGCCATTTTGGTACAATCCTCAACTACCTGCGGGACGGGTCTGTGCCTCTGCCTGAAAGCACCAGAGAACTGGGGGAGCTGCTGGGCGAAGCCCGCCACTACCTGGTGCAGGGACTGATTGAGGACTGCCAACTGGCACTGCAG CAAAAAAGGGAGAACGTATCCCCGCTGTGCCTCATCCCCACGGTGACATCTCCCCGGGAGGAGCAGCAGCTCCTGGCCAGCACCTCCAAG CCCGTGGTGAAGCTCCTGCACAACCGCAGTAACAACAAGTACTCCTACACCAG CACTTCAGACGACAACCTACTTAAGAACATCGAGCTGTTTGACAAACTGGCCCTGCGCTTCCACGGGCGGCTGCTTTTCCTCAAGGATGTTCTGGGGGACGAGATCTGCTGCTGGTCTTTCTACGGGCAGGGCCGCAAAATCGCCGAGGTGTGCTGCACCTCCATTGTCTATGCCACGGAGAAGAAGCAGACCAAG GTGGAATTCCCAGAGGCCCGGATCTTTGAGGAGACCCTGAACATCCTGATCTACGAGACTCCCCGAGGCCCAGACCCAGCCCTCCTGGAGGCCACAGGAGGTGCAGCTGGAGGTGGTGGAGCCAGCCGAGGGGAGGATGAGGACAACCGAGAGCACCGTGTCCGCAGGATCCACGTCCGGCGCCACATCACGCATGATGAGCGTCCTCACGGCCAACAGATTGTCTTCAAGGACTGA
- the ASPHD1 gene encoding aspartate beta-hydroxylase domain-containing protein 1 — translation MWRGSSAGGSQGAAMEGTGGELGGQGNWGLEDAPGLLARASLPIMPAWPLPLASSALTLLLGALTSLFLWYCYRLGSQDMQALGTGSRAGAVGGRPGGCSEAGRPSPGRSGESGEGPRTEGLMSRRLRAYARRYSWAGMGRVRRAAQGGPSPGGGPGVLGIQRPGLLFLPDLPSAPFVPREAQRHDVELLESSFPAILRDFGAVSWDFSGTTPPPRGWSPPLAPGCYQLLLYQAGRCQPSNCRRCPGAYRALRGLRSFMSANTFGNAGFSVLLPGARLEGRCGPTNARVRCHLGLKIPPGCELVVGGEPQCWAEGHCLLVDDSFLYTVAHNGSPEDGPRVVFIVDLWHPNVAGAERQALDFVFAPDP, via the exons ATGTGGCGAGGAAGCAGCGCAGGGGGTAGCCAGGGAGCCGCCATGGAGGGAACCGGTGGAGAACTGGGGGGACAGGGGAACTGGGGTCTGGAGGATGCCCCAGGTCTCTTAGCcagggcctccctgcccatcatgcCTGCATGGCCATTGCCTCTGGCCTCTTCTGCCCTTACCCTGCTCCTTGGAGCCCTCACTTCCCTTTTCCTCTGGTATTGCTACCGCCTGGGCTCCCAAGACATGCAGGCCCTGGGGACTGGAAGTCGGGCTGGGGCTGTTGGTGGTAGGCCTGGAGGGTGCTCTGAAGCGGGCAGGCCAAGTCCAGGCCGCTCTGGAGAGTCCGGAGAAGGACCCAGGACGGAAGGCCTAATGAGCCGTCGCCTTCGCGCCTATGCCAGGCGCTACTCTTGGGCAGGGATGGGTAGGGTGAGGCGGGCAGCTCAGGGTGGCCCCAGCCCAGGGGGAGGGCCAGGGGTCCTGGGCATCCAGCGCCCAGGCCTGCTTTTCCTGCCAgacctgccctctgcccccttcGTGCCCCGGGAGGCCCAGAGGCATGATGTGGAGCTCCTGGAGAGCAGCTTCCCTGCTATCCTGCGGGACTTTGGGGCTGTGAGCTGGGACTTCTCAGGGACGACTCCTCCACCTCGGGGCTGgtccccacccctggcccctggGTGCTACCAGCTCCTGCTATACCAAGCAGGCCGCTGCCAACCCAGCAACTGCCGCCGGTGCCCGGGGGCCTATCGGGCACTGAGGGGGCTGCGAAGCTTTATGAGTGCTAACACCTTCGGCAATGCTGGCTTCTCCGTCCTCCTGCCTGGCGCCCGGCTTGAGGGCCGCTGTGGGCCCACCAATGCCCGCGTCAGATGTCATCTGG GCCTGAAGATTCCCCCTGGTTGTGAGCTGGTGGTCGGGGGCGAGCCCCAGTGCTGGGCTGAGGGACACTGTCTTCTGGTGGATGACTCCTTCCTATACACAGTGGCTCATAATG GCTCTCCCGAAGATGGGCCTCGAGTGGTGTTCATCGTGGACCTCTGGCATCCCAACGTGGCTGGGGCCGAACGCCAGGCCCTCGACTTTGTCTTCGCACCAGACCCTTGA